The sequence below is a genomic window from Thermococcus zilligii AN1.
GAGGGGCGGAAGACACCAAAGCCGTCGCTGTTTCTGGAAATTCCTTCGTGGGCAGCTACAACGGGCGCCCCTGGATAGTTATCTTTGCCGATGACGGAAGCGTTGTATGGGAGAAAACCCTCAACGGAGATGGAAACTACAGCTTTGCCGACGTTGTGATGGATGTGTACAAGAGCTACAAGTACTACTACGTGGTTGGATGGACCAACGGTACCAACGTTACCCAGAACGATGCCTGGATAGTAAAGTTCAGAGGAGACGGAAAAGTGGTTTTCTGGCAGAAGAGGATCGCGGGTTCTGGAGACGAGAAGGCCACCTCGGCAATAATGATACCCGGCGGAGTATTGGTCTCAATCGTCACAGACAACGGAACGATTCTGGCTAAGTTCCACTACTTCGGCAACTTCACGTGGGCCAAATTCTACCCGGACGTTAGGATCAACAGACTCATCAACACCGGATACGATGTTGTGGCCGTTGGAGAGCTCGGCGGAAAAGGCTTCGCAATGAGAACCGACTACGATGGAAGCGTCATCAAGGCTGTAACCTACGAAACTGACGAGATGGGAGTCTTTAACGCAGTCGCATTCGACGCCAACACGAACGCTACCCTAATAGGCGGACGCTTGGACGGGCAGGCCTTTGCCATAAGGGCACCCCTTGAAGACCTTACGGTACCCTCGTGTGGCATTGTCAAGGACGTGGCAATAACCCCCGAAGATGTGAACCTTACAATAGTTGACACCAACCTGACCCTCGGCAATGTAAACTCCGCGGTAGTGGACACCTCAGTGGACTTCGTTGAGACCACCGCCGGATTCACCAGGTACATGCTTCCAAAGCTCGTTGCCAGCGTCGCTGACGTTGTTGGGGACGACTATGGGCCGGGAACCTACACATACCCAACGAACCCGGTCTTCAACCAGACAGGGCTCTTCGACATAATTGGAGTAACCCTTTACGAGGGCTCCGACGGATACATCCTCCAGGTTCACTTTGCTAACCTTGGTGGTAACCCGTGGAGTGGATGGAACGGCTTCAGCCTGCAGATAGTTGAGGCCTACTTCGACTTCAAAGAGGGAGGAACCACTTCAGCAATCAAACTATCTGAGAAGGGACCAGGAGCAAACGTCAACCTCGACAGACCCTGGGACGTTGCCATAAGAGTCACCGGCTGGACAAGCAAACTAGTACTACCAGACATGAGCACCATAGACATAAACGCTACCGCGAACCTGACAACCAACACGATTATCATCACTATTCCGAAGGAGTACCTTAACGTTACTCCGGACACTTACTTTGCGGTCATAGCCGGCTCACAGGACGGCTTTGGCATTGACGACTGGCGCAGTGTGGAAGTCCAGGCGGCAGAGTGGCGGATCGGTGGCGGCGACCCTGACGCAATAATAGCCGGTGTTGCCCCGCGCGTCATGGATCTCCTCGCTTCACCTGAATTCAGGCCAACACAGGAAGAACAGCTCACCTCATACAACGCCAGCGAGACCAACCCAGAG
It includes:
- a CDS encoding glucodextranase DOMON-like domain-containing protein, which produces MHVGHKRKALYSAAMVLLLLGSLFGFIKPGAATPEAGSFWVATYQAESGSIASITYGSSGAVLVGSIAGAGVGSSNAWIAKISDDGSPVWQKAAVGGQVLSDVEINGTYYVAVGRYNNTNAWIVKFDENGNIVWQKAIGGAEDTKAVAVSGNSFVGSYNGRPWIVIFADDGSVVWEKTLNGDGNYSFADVVMDVYKSYKYYYVVGWTNGTNVTQNDAWIVKFRGDGKVVFWQKRIAGSGDEKATSAIMIPGGVLVSIVTDNGTILAKFHYFGNFTWAKFYPDVRINRLINTGYDVVAVGELGGKGFAMRTDYDGSVIKAVTYETDEMGVFNAVAFDANTNATLIGGRLDGQAFAIRAPLEDLTVPSCGIVKDVAITPEDVNLTIVDTNLTLGNVNSAVVDTSVDFVETTAGFTRYMLPKLVASVADVVGDDYGPGTYTYPTNPVFNQTGLFDIIGVTLYEGSDGYILQVHFANLGGNPWSGWNGFSLQIVEAYFDFKEGGTTSAIKLSEKGPGANVNLDRPWDVAIRVTGWTSKLVLPDMSTIDINATANLTTNTIIITIPKEYLNVTPDTYFAVIAGSQDGFGIDDWRSVEVQAAEWRIGGGDPDAIIAGVAPRVMDLLASPEFRPTQEEQLTSYNASETNPERATIVMIPLAQTSGGGGETPTTTTDTTTTSTETTTPTTTTTTSPVTTTVPTSTPVTVTKTVTRTETVTKTETMTRTVTDTVTETVTHTATSTETRTETVTKTETTTKTETKTETTGGGGICGPAAIIGLTAIPLLLRKKR